A stretch of the Leishmania infantum JPCM5 genome chromosome 30 genome encodes the following:
- the CPC1 gene encoding putative chromosomal passenger protein — protein MEAVAWTPDVVEDLLFRQFIKDEDISRQLPPAPQVSSENFLERYDQATKILFSYVRNGPVAALASQNVNTAAVGKYGGATPLKGFVGRTPATKPVPPESSRPFARTATPTPAPTSRAPSVPKATASSPPPAKAKRQRVEWPADVPTNQMLKSNSRSKVAHLTAKRVAAQQGVDPDLIFTQNCGDLPLSVIFASYPKALKSVSAVRNASGDWRTDTFTVEEEVSYKKDLGYVHYGPSQCTYGDWLPSQS, from the coding sequence ATGGAGGCTGTCGCGTGGACCCCCGACGTGGTCGAGGATCTTCTCTTCCGGCAGTTTATCAAGGATGAGGACATCTCCCGCCAACTTCCGCCTGCTCCGCAAGTGTCCAGCGAAAACTTCCTCGAGAGGTACGACCAGGCAACCAAGATCCTCTTCTCATACGTGCGCAACGgcccggtggcggcgctcgccTCGCAGAATGtgaacaccgccgccgtcggcaaGTACGGCGGTGCCACCCCGCTTAAAGGTTTCGTAGGGCGCACCCCGGCAACTAAGCCTGTTCCACCAGAGTCGTCACGGCCATTTGCTCGGACGGCAACACCGACGCCGGCACCCACTAGCCGCGCACCGTCGGTGCCGAAAGCGACCGCCAGCTCTCCCCCACCGGCCAAAGCAAAGCGGCAGCGTGTGGAGTGGCCAGCGGATGTGCCTACCAATCAGATGCTGAAGAGCAACAGCCGCTCCAAGGTGGCGCACCTGACGGCGAAGCGCGTGGCGGCCCAGCAGGGCGTCGACCCCGATCTTATTTTTACCCAGAACTGCGGTGATCTTCCCCTCAGCGTGATCTTCGCGTCGTACCCCAAGGCGCTCAAATCCGTCTCTGCCGTTCGAAACGCCAGCGGGGACTGGCGCACGGACACCTTCACTGTTGAGGAGGAAGTCTCCTACAAGAAGGACTTGGGCTACGTGCATTACGGGCCCAGCCAATGCACGTATGGTGACTGGCTTCCTTCCCAGTCGTGA